ACCTCCCAGCTGGTCAAGTCCTTGGAGGCGCATAGGGCAACGCAGCCGCGGCGACCCGCGGGGCCCTTCTTCAACCGGGCGGCAAGGAGCATCCAATATTCCCCCGCCTCCTCGTTCCAGAATACAAACGGATCACGCCAGTCATGCTCCTCGTAGCCCTCCGTTGGTGCGAAGAAGGCATCCTCCGGCCGTTTTTCCCAATGTACAAAATCGCTGCTGACCGCATGCATCACTGCCTGCTGCGCCTTGCCCTCTGCCGGAAAATGAAAATTGTTGCCGGTATAGAAAATATGATACAGTCCGTCTTTCTTCAGCACGCATCCCGTATAGATATACAGGTCCTGCTCGGATACCGCGCCCCTCGGCAGAACCTCTCCGTATTCCTTGTAGTGAATGAAATCCCGGGTCCCCAGCAGAAACCAGGGCGTGCCTTCACCGTGTCCTTCCCTGTCGCGCCAATCTTTCAGATACAGCAGCTTGAACTCGCCGTCTTCATAGAACGGGATAACGTCGGCCAGCCAGCCGTCTTCAGGCTTGTAGAATAATTTGCTCATGCTGCTCGTTCACTCTCCTCCATACGGTTCATTAATTTCTTCCAGGATCGCTTTACCGCCAAGCCGGTTCCAATCCTTTACGAATCTATCGAATTCATCAATGGAAACCGCCCCCATAATAATTTTGGTGAAGGTTTCTTTCTCGAGTCTGTCCAGCATGGCCCACTTCTCTGTCATCGTAGGGGTCTGTCCTCCGAAGGCAGTCATCAGCAGCCGGTCGCCGCTATAGTGGTCCATGGTCGTCTCGAACCCGAAGTATTGATGGGCAACGGCCCAATTATCCATATTTCCGGTTGTCAGGTAATCAAGGGTCGGCCCGTATTTGTCGGTTTCGGTGAGCGCATCCTTCAGCAGGCTTCCATCCTCGTTCCTGATAGCCTCGCGCAGTAACGACAACGACTCTGCCACATCCTCGTTGGATACACCGGATTGGACAAAGGACAGCCTGGAGGTGTTGATCCGTCCGCCGGCTTCTTCCACAGTAATGAATTCGCCTTCGCCGCGTCTGGAGCCATGAACCACCTCTTCATGCAGGTTCAGCATTTTCACTACAGCCTCCGGGTGCTGATAGCCTTTGCGCACTACGACATATCCGCTGGCCGAGAAGCCTACGCTGGCCTTGGCCGGCACGCCATCCACCGAAGGCACCGCATACGGCTTCCACTCCATTCCGGGGTTTTGCCGTACCGCATCCAGGAATACATAGGGATTCCAGTTGGCGCCGAACGTCATGCCGAGCTTGTTCGCGGCGATATCCTCCACTACCTGGTCGCTGTCCTTGACACCGAATTCCCGGTCCAGCTGCCCGCTCCTGTACATCTCCTGAAGCTTGCCCAGCGCACGCTTCATCTCCGGCTGTATGGAACCGTACATCACTTGACCGTTCCCGTCCTTGATCCAGGTCTGCGGATAAGCATGATACGCATTGAAGAATCCGGTAACCGAGGCAATGCCGCCATACAGGTAATTATTGATGGCCAGGCCAAAGGTATCCTGCCGGTTGTTGCCGTCGGGATCTTGCCGCGTAAATGCATCAGCAATCGCAAACACCTCCTCCAGCGTTTTGGGCTCAGGCAGACCTAATTTGTCCAGCCAGTCCGTACGCACCCACAGCAGATTGGCTTCGTAGATCGGAGCATTGACGATGGGAATGGCCAGCAGTTTGCCGTTGAACGTGGCGGAAGCCAAGGCCGCACCGCCGTCTCCCAGCTGTAGTTTTTTGGTGCGGCCGGAGGCGTAACGCTCATAGACCGCCGTCAGATCTTCCAATTGATCCGCATCCGCCAGCTGTTTGAGCTGGCCTGCGGAGACGGAGAACATCTCCGGCAGACTGCCCAATGCGATCAGGACATTCAGCTTGCGGCTGTACTCGCCCGGCAGGGCGGTCCAATCGTGTTCAATTTCGATGCCCAACAGGTTGCGGTACTCCCGGTACCAGATATTATCTTCAATGCTGTCACCGCCGGGATACGTCCAGGTCTGATCGACCGGACGAGCGATATGAAGCTGAATCGGCGGATCGTATTTTCCAAACAGGTAGACTTCATGTTCCGCAGAGTTCAGAATTATGCCCGTTCCGGGACTGCTCGCGCTTAGCAGCAGCGACAGAACGATTCCGTAAGACGTCAAGACTGCCAATCTCTTTCCCTTCACTTCTTATCCCCCTTCAATCTTGGAGGAGCTTCGTGAAAGTTCGCCTTATTTAGCATTATTATAGGCTCTCTTCCCCTGGCCCCTCTACTCGCCGATTTTCACTTTTGATTATCCGATTTGGATAAGGTATGCCGCTCTCTGTATTCCTGGGGAGTAATGCCGGTCTCCTTCTTGAAAAAGCGGTAGAAGGATTGCTCCGTCATAAAGCCGACCGCTTTCGAAATGTCCTGAACAATCAGACTGCCGCCCTCCAGCAGCTTCTGGGCTTCAGCCAACCGGTAGGAAGCCACGTAATCCGGCAACGACTGGCCCGTTAAACGCTTATACAACCGGGTCAAGTAATACGGATTGTAGCCGACGACATCACCGATCCGGGTCAGTGAGAGATCGCCGGCCAAATGGTGCTCCACGTACAACCGGACGCGGGTAATCAAATCATGCTCGCGGTAGACCTGGTCATCCTGCTTTTGTTCAAACAGCTGCATGGCCAGCGCCGACAAATAATCTTCCGCGCTCTCCCAGGAAGGGTGGGCCTCATATCTTGTAAGCTTGTCCAAATCCATGGACTCTCCGATGACCTCATGCAGTTCCCAGCGGTTCATATAAGACAGCAACAAACACATGAGCGAATAGTAGATCTCCAGCTTCAGCCGGTTGTCGGTGCCGCGCGCAGGGGAGGCCAACGCTGCCAGCTTGCCGAATTCGAGAAAAAAATGCTCCTGCTGTCCGTTGTCCAAATAAGCCGCCATGGCTCCCAGCTTCCCCAACTGGCTGCTAATTTCATGATTGTGCAGCTCTGCCTGCTGCGCCTCTTCTCCGGCTTCCTTGCGCTGTTCGATCAGGACAAGCTCCTTGCCCATGCCAAGTCCCCGTCCCAGCAGCGCCTTAAGGGTGCTGAACTGCCGGGGCGCCTCCTCCCAGGGGCAAAATGCTGCACCGGCCGAGAACGACAGCCGCAGCTTCAGCAGCCGCTTGCAGCTCATGGCGATCGTCTCAAGCGTCCCATGGATGAACCGGAGCGCCCGCTCCCTGTCCCCCGGAGCATCTCCCATAGGCTGCAGCAGCCACAGCAGCTTGTTCTTCTCATAACGCAGACTGATGCAGCGCACGGAGGGGAGCCAATATTCTTCGGCAATATTCCGGATAGCGTACAGCATCAGCTCCCTGTCTGCTACACTAAGCTCGTCCCGCCAATCGTCCACACGCCCGATGGTGAGCAGCACGCCGCGGGCAGCATCCAGCGGGCATTCCAGCTCCTGGAATTTATGTGCAAGCTGGCTTACGCCCGGGCTATCCCCCTGCAGCAGCTCCAGCAAATAATCGCCCAGCAGCAGCGGACGGACAAGCTGCAGCTGCC
This genomic interval from Paenibacillus sp. FSL H8-0332 contains the following:
- a CDS encoding extracellular solute-binding protein, which gives rise to MKGKRLAVLTSYGIVLSLLLSASSPGTGIILNSAEHEVYLFGKYDPPIQLHIARPVDQTWTYPGGDSIEDNIWYREYRNLLGIEIEHDWTALPGEYSRKLNVLIALGSLPEMFSVSAGQLKQLADADQLEDLTAVYERYASGRTKKLQLGDGGAALASATFNGKLLAIPIVNAPIYEANLLWVRTDWLDKLGLPEPKTLEEVFAIADAFTRQDPDGNNRQDTFGLAINNYLYGGIASVTGFFNAYHAYPQTWIKDGNGQVMYGSIQPEMKRALGKLQEMYRSGQLDREFGVKDSDQVVEDIAANKLGMTFGANWNPYVFLDAVRQNPGMEWKPYAVPSVDGVPAKASVGFSASGYVVVRKGYQHPEAVVKMLNLHEEVVHGSRRGEGEFITVEEAGGRINTSRLSFVQSGVSNEDVAESLSLLREAIRNEDGSLLKDALTETDKYGPTLDYLTTGNMDNWAVAHQYFGFETTMDHYSGDRLLMTAFGGQTPTMTEKWAMLDRLEKETFTKIIMGAVSIDEFDRFVKDWNRLGGKAILEEINEPYGGE
- a CDS encoding response regulator encodes the protein MIRLLIVDNERWIVRNLLDLFGHWDKLELEVYGAYSAAEALEQLGKMKFDIVLSDIRMPGMDGLELQQEIRRYWPWCKIIFLSGYNEFDYIQQVMRGGGVDYLLKTEGEEAILRAVEQAAAQLYAAVEAEELIERAHRQLQLVRPLLLGDYLLELLQGDSPGVSQLAHKFQELECPLDAARGVLLTIGRVDDWRDELSVADRELMLYAIRNIAEEYWLPSVRCISLRYEKNKLLWLLQPMGDAPGDRERALRFIHGTLETIAMSCKRLLKLRLSFSAGAAFCPWEEAPRQFSTLKALLGRGLGMGKELVLIEQRKEAGEEAQQAELHNHEISSQLGKLGAMAAYLDNGQQEHFFLEFGKLAALASPARGTDNRLKLEIYYSLMCLLLSYMNRWELHEVIGESMDLDKLTRYEAHPSWESAEDYLSALAMQLFEQKQDDQVYREHDLITRVRLYVEHHLAGDLSLTRIGDVVGYNPYYLTRLYKRLTGQSLPDYVASYRLAEAQKLLEGGSLIVQDISKAVGFMTEQSFYRFFKKETGITPQEYRERHTLSKSDNQK